The Coffea eugenioides isolate CCC68of unplaced genomic scaffold, Ceug_1.0 ScVebR1_1302;HRSCAF=2128, whole genome shotgun sequence region CGAAGATCCAAATGGGACAGTGAAAGAAATCTGGCGCCAAGTATCACAGAAGCTACCCCTGGTTAATCTGATGAAGAACCGTGACAAACGGCTTGTGAAGAGGGATTTGACAGAACCAGATTGTTCTTGTCTTTGTTCAAACCAGTCAGGAATCCAGACGACACTATGATTATTGCCTATTGGCGAATTGCGTCACTGGAATTGTGGCAACTGTACATCAGCACGGAAGCACCGCCTCTCATATGGTCAGGGGAGTGACTATTCTTTTCCGGAGACTGATCTAGTTATCCTGTCTGATTCGTTCATTCTTTCTCCGCTGTCACTCCGGTCACAAAACTAGAAGGGTCTCATCAAATGTATTATGCCTGATATTTTTGTCCTTTTCGCAAAATGTTGAGTTAATAGAAGCAGGAATTAGTTGTTTATGTAAAGAAATGAGTTGTACATTATGACATTAAAAACCACAGCAATTAAATCAATTTGGCCTTGATAATTATTTCTAAGTCATTGTGTAATTCATAAGTTTTCTGGGGCAAGGATCCGGGTAACAGTTGGCCCAGTGCAGTAGTCGACTTTCTGATGCAAACATTTGAGTGCTCTTCCATTGCCGTTGCCCTCCTTTCTGTTACCCATCTCTTAGATAGCTGATCTATCTTTGTTTTGAAGGATGTGGGCATTGGGATGGGATGGGATGGGATGAGATCATGAGAGGGGTGGGCATTGGGCTAAGTTATGGCCCCTCAAGGTGCTGTATGTTTGTATTCACTGCTAGACCTAAATTTTGTAAAAACATCAGGTATTGATTGATAGAAGTCACAACCAAATGCAAAGAAACATGaaaaagataagttcaaaaaTCGGGAGGTGCTTGATGTCAACACGACTGCATGAGATGTAATTATGAGTTGTGAGTTCATAGCTCAAAAGTCAGAATGGATTAGAATATGTGGTTTGCAGCAAAGAGGAAAACTAAGAGTGACAAGCAGTTGAACCTACGTTACGAAAAACACAAAGTAAAAGCTGGAGATAGATGAGTGCTTCTGCAGAGAACTTGAAAAGCACTCAACCATCTTTATCTGTGAGAAAGCTGGCCGGACTAATGCGTTATGGCTTAATAACAAAGAAAAGTTAATTTAAGGAAGATCATTGTTGGATGGGATGAGCAGAGTATCCCATTAAGCATCTAAAGTTTCACATAGACAAGCAAATTCAGATGGATACTCTTGcaaacaagaaaatacaagataaaactgTCACAATCGGGATACTCTTTTCTTGTGCTCTTTTGGGATCAAAAGAAAGGACCATTGTGTTACAAGGAGGGAGGAAAAGatcacaaaaggaaaaaaagatgtCAAAGCATATGAACCTGATCTCAGCCTGGTGGCCATGCCATCTGCCTTCCACCAAGTACGTGCAAGTGCAGATGGTAGACGGATTGACCTGTATATAAGAAGAAGCAAGTCAAAAAATTTTGCATGAGGGAGCAAATGTTGTGATTGGTAAGAAAAAAGCAGTTTGGACTTAAAACCATGCCTTTTAGACTTCCATTTGCTCAGGTTAGAAGATGTAGAGAGCCAATTTTCTCTTCACTGAATTGGCACTAGTGTACTTGTTCCAATTAAAACACACACACAGAAAAAGCAAAATTATAAATGACACTTACATGCTGTTGGCCCACTATTAATAACAACACGAAAACCATCGACAATGCCTTCTTTTTCGGCCACAATTTTGGCTGCATAGAGAAGCTCACCCAGTATTTCTCCATGTCTTTTTTCAGCCTGCCAAAGTGTTGGAACTCAGCCAATGAATCTTTTGTTCACTACATAAACATTCCACCACATACAATGAAttcatgaatttctttgagTGAAAATACGAGTTATGTCAACAAAAGGGGCAACTTAATGTTAAGCATGACACTGAATGTAGTCACTATCAAGCCTAGAATGACTTGAATCTATAGAAATGTATAATTTAGGAAATCTAGCTTGTCAAGCGACGATAAATATCTGATTAAGGTAAACATGCCTGCCGATATGTTGCCTCCTGGCACTAATAGGAAGTCATTCTTTGCGCCTTTTACATGCATACATGCAAACACATACAGAACTAATAGATAACCAAACAACATACAAATTCTACACCATGGGAAGACCAGAATGACATTCCTAATAAGTAATTGCAGAAGATATTTTCCAAAGATTGGGATACCAGCAAATACGCCGCATATCTTATGATCTCTGGGATCATACATTGAGCTGTCTCCTggataaaaatataaatctgaAAAATGTCCACGAATGCTTGGCATGTAGTAAATGGGTTTTGGTGAACCAATTCCATGTTATCCTGTTGTTATATTGTACaaagagaattttttttctattcttGCCCTGCAACTAATTTCTGTATTTCGTTTGTATTTCTCTTCCAATGAAGCAATCAGCATGGCAGCAACCCTTAACAATTTCCAGAATCTAGGCCTGTATTATCACTTCATTATTTCTTCAAGAAAGTAAAACAGTAGTATTCTTGTATACTTCATCAAATACCAAGCAAAATGTATATCTTAAAATAAGCAGCAAAAGTCCTTTTGTTGAAACGACAGATgaaagagaaggaaagaaaaattacCTTGCCAAGCTGTGTTAACCCATCCCTTGATTTTGGTATGACTAAAACATGCACTGGAGCCTGTGGGTTGATATCTCGAAATGCCAGAACCTTGTCATCCTCATATACTATGGTGGAAGGAATTTCCTTTGCAATAATCTTGTCATATCTGATGAAGAACCATAACCAAAGAATGACAGATGGCAACAGATTTTAGCATCAATTTAGAATGTGTGGACACTAAAAGCCAAGGAAATTTCCTTAACAAACATTTGTTTCTTCTTTCTACATCTTTAGACATGAGAATGAAAGAATAGATATGTTAACTTCATCCTTGTTAAGATATCTGTGGTGTAGCtgatatgaatcatattaattGAGTTCATCAAGAAATAGATTTTTTCAGCATTATAGAACAGGAATTGTCCATTCATGTTCTTGAAAACTACTTTCCTTTTTCAGACATGGTAAACCAGATGTTATACAACCACGAAACATCTGTTTAATGCTTTGTTTTCTGgtttctaaaaataaaaaactgacACTATCTGAAACATTATAACTGGTTTTGTTAGCTCTAAGAACACTGACAAGAGAGCAATAATTTTCGCAAAAGTCTCCAACAGATTTCACTTTGCCAACCATTCTGTTATACAGGGCCAAAATCTAAAACAGATGCATTAGTTTCTTATAACCTTCTCCAAAACTCTACCTAAAGTAACCTACAATTAATTGCTTCATTCTTTAGtccacttttttatttttcttctgcCCTGGACAAGTCTAGCATTGGTAGACATAATAAGGTCAAGCACATAAAAGAAGCATGTAGCATTCAGCTTCATGCTCTATTCTCCAATTCTAGAATGTATCCGAGGCATTTAACTGAAATAGATATGGTTATGAAGACGACAAAAAAGAAATACTTTAAATTGATATAGAAGAAGAATACATGGTTGGTCCTCCAGTATCAGCATCTGCTGCAGCTACTCGAGCAgaagtttcttcatcatttgTGGCACCGGTAGAGGACATGGTTCTTCCAAATgccaaaccaaaagaaaaaacaaaaaagtcaaACGAAAGAATGCTTCTACAGTGAAGATGCATCAAAAGTTAGTCacattcaactcggaattgaagAGTACTAACACTCCCATTAAAGACACACGAGCAAAATTCAGAAAACTGAAGTCAGAATTCAATTGATACTCAATTCACATTCAACTCAGCTAAATGTGAACTCCCTTCTATCCATAACTACTCCAAGTTATCCAAATTATCCATTATTAGACCAACAATCTCATAACAGCATCAAACTTCAGATGATAAAATGCAAAAGCTTCACGCTCCGGCTGCAACCATATAAATAGACGACAACGGCTGTTAATATAAAGCAATATTTTAATTCTGCATTCTTGACCTTGGTAAGTCCCATGGGGCTAAATTCCACATGTTTTTgcttgccttttcttttcttccccagATAACAGAACCCATTCTATCTTTTTCCATCCCCTCCCTCCCTTCTTTCCttcacccccccccccccccccccccaagaCTGCATTGCTCCAGACAACAAAAATATGCTATTATCTATTAAGTACATGAAAAATGGTCTAAAAACAAGGCATTTCCCACCACAACTTCTTTTACAGCATAAAATAAAAGGGGAATTTAATGGAAAGAATTAATCTTGCCAGTGGGTTCTCGTACCTGCGAAAGCTAAAAGGGGGGCGATGAAATAGAGGAAGGCTTCTTATTGGGATGGAATTGGAAGCTTTGACAAAAGCCAGAGCTCTTATAGTCAGAGGGCCACTGTAGAATCCATTTAAAAtcaagaaagcaaaaaaaaccAAATATTAATAAAGAGCAGGGAATGGATAGAGATACTTTGGGGTTCTTCAAGCATTAAGAGCCTTACCGGAACAGGAAGAGGGAGTTCATGGCAGCCACCATGGTTGGGACTCAGTGGACTTGGAAGTTGGATGCACCAAAACACTGAAACTGTTTAGTAGGACTAGTTTTTAGATTTTGAAGAGAAGGGGGGCTCTTTAGGTAAAAATTGCGCATATGGATATGGATTTTCCTGAATTTTCATTTTACTCCTTAATGAGTTCTCTGTTCGTGAATTATACCCATACAGAATGTTGAACGCTCAATAGGCCACACTAGGTTGACAGTGGGAGCCAATTTATCTCGATAAAAGCTCAAGGTAGGTTTGTTAATTAATAGAActaaatgaaaatattttttgattttttattatCACTTTGATGGGGTCAAAATGATATTTACCTATAAATAAGAAATCAAGATAGATTTGTCAATTTATAGAACTAAATCACAATATTGctcaatttttttattatctttttttctcaatttttttgttATCAGTTTGACGAGGCTAaaataatatttacttataactGAGTCAAACTATTCCAAACTTTGATTGACAAAAAACTTATTGACCTTGATTTGAATAGTATTTCAATCACATTCAAATGTAATTTTAAGCACCCTCACAAAATGAACCAAACTTGAGCTACTTTCGAATTGGAGTCGATTGGCTTATTTATCGCTTTAGGCCTCTATTGACAAGGAGTAGGGGCATAATAACAAAATAAGTTATTTAGTTTTAAAAATGTTGTCGAAGTATTAATTATACACAAACCATTCCCTTTAATACTTATAAGAGAAGGGGATTTAAACTCTTGACCTCTATAGAGCAAACACTCAATCATTGAGCATATGTAATTTCAATTTTTGTGTAAATAAGAAgactattttctttttaactttTCGTGCTTAACTGTAACAAAATCCATCATattatagaaaataatattgaaaggaaaaaacatttaagaaattgaGTATCTAATCTTCTACATTATTAAGCACATAAGTTTATCATTCCCTATAACTACCATCATAAAAAGAAATCACTATTATGATTGCTTTACATGAAATGATTAAATCATGAAATTTAAACTTCTTGATATTAGGATTCATATGCTACATCATATGCATGATATGTATATGCCAGAGACATTGAAAtgttaaagaaagaaataagaaagATGTCATTGATATTGACTACACAATTATAGATAGAATAAATTCAATAAACAAATTCAAATGACTGAGTATCTCGCATCATTTTGAAGGAGAGATTGAATTTCCATTTATTCTATGTACATATACAAAATGTATCTTTTACAGcttctttgagagagaagaaacaggcaaaaaaagaaaagaaaaaaaaaagaaagttttggACAGAAAGCATAATCTTTTCGTTTGTTTGAGAGCAATAGAATGAAAATACCAAAAATGGAAGGATCATACCTTTCCTCTCAAACCAAAATGTATGCTACTCAAAAATGGGTTGATATGGAAAGAAGGAAACGATGTTTTAATCAATGTTTTAATATGACAATCTTTACCCTTAACAACTACTGTATATGACTCATATAAAAGGCAcacttataaaattaattactacaagtttatttcttttccttttctccgactcccaaataaaaagaaatcacCTTTTTCCTTCATTAAGCTCTCAAATAACTGCGAATGAAACTTGggtctttctttcttctctttaaTGACCAATATTTTCTATCCTATTTCTATCCTAAGCTCCCAAACTAGCCATTAACATATGATATAACTCACATGTCCTCGTTGTGCACTCTTATAAAATACACGGAACCCCTTTATGGTTTCACGAAAAGACACCTTACCCCCCTATCGTTTAGAAACTTCCACATAAACACCCTAAACTTCATAACTAAAGTGAAAATTGACTTCTGAACCGGCTGAGTTACCGGCTGCAGGTCGAATACCCAAAATACCCTCATTTATaatagagagggagagagaatcAAGAACTAACTCTCTCTCGTTCATCCTGTGTaagaaaaaaattctaaaacaaGGTCGCATCCGGTAGCGAAGAAGGGAAGGTCAGATATGTGGTTGTATCTAATCGTGAAGCTTGTTCGACATTTCTAGGTAAGAATCAGAACTTATTGTTCAATATTCAGTCCATTTGGTGTTTAGGATTTgtattattttttcaatttgttTATTCCTTTTCCACTATATATTGGAGTTTAAATGTACGGTTTCTATCATTTTTATAGTTGGTGGTCCATATGTACATGATTTATCGAGAAAATGGAATATCAAAATGTAAAGTTCTTaacttttttagtttttttggaGTATGTGAGTCTTTTTCGGAGTATGTGGTTGATGTCGGGAGGAAATAATAATCTGAAAGTGTTGATTAAATAATATGTGTCGGGTCTAACTAATTGTTGTTGTAATCTGAAAGTGTGATGTAGCTTAATATAGTTTATTAATCTATATTTGAATTCTGAAAGTGTTGATTAAATAATTTAGCTTAGGGACCATGTCAGATCCTTTTAGGACAGTGGATATCCACATACACTATGGTGGGTGGTTTATACATCATCCCAAGATTAGGTATATAAGTGATTTAGTGAGAGTGTTTTACAAATGCGACCCTGATGAATTATCAGCATTTTCATTGTTGAACCTGTactccaaaattgaaaaacaagcGGCATGTGCAAAATTTTGGTATTCCATTCCAGACCATGATGTGGATGTAGGTGTTATCCCAATAAATGATGACGTGGACATAGAATTGTTGACTACCTGTTATGAAGGACTTCCTTATATGCATATATATGTAGAGGTAGGTCAGACCCCTATCAAAATTGTCTCACCAGATGGCAAGCTCTTATTCGAAAGAGTGACGAATGATGGTCCACTTGCTTTGCCGTATAATGAGAATTCTTCAGAAATCAATTCAGATCTGACTAGAAATCGTGCTGGAGTTTTACAAAATCCTGTTGATTTGactgattttgaaccatatgtTAGAGATACAATAGGGCAAGAAAATGACTTAGATGGCACAGCTGATGTAGAAGCTAATAATGGCACACAAAATTCCTTCGAAACaactaagaaaaacaaaagaaagggtGGTAAAACTCTAGTGAGGAAGAGACAAACTGTGGTGCAACATGTGAAGAGAGCAGCAGAAAAATCTGTAAGAAAATTATTTCAGCAGAATACCAGAATAGATGCTGTCGACAGCCAGCAAGAGGTTTCTTCAGTGAACCAAAGTGCAGAAGAATGTGAAAATCAAGGTAACTTTGACAGAGAAGCAGACACAGTCAATAAAGAGGAGCAGCAAGGTAATTCTGACAGAGAACCAAATCAAGTCAACAGAGAACAGCACCACAGTGAAGGAAACGAAGAACCTGATCCGGATTGGTTGAGAGAGGGTCTAAAATTTGCAGAAGATGAGAAC contains the following coding sequences:
- the LOC113755205 gene encoding 14 kDa zinc-binding protein-like encodes the protein MVAAMNSLFLFRGPLTIRALAFVKASNSIPIRSLPLFHRPPFSFRRTMSSTGATNDEETSARVAAADADTGGPTIYDKIIAKEIPSTIVYEDDKVLAFRDINPQAPVHVLVIPKSRDGLTQLGKAEKRHGEILGELLYAAKIVAEKEGIVDGFRVVINSGPTACQSVYHLHLHVLGGRQMAWPPG